One segment of Candidatus Rokuibacteriota bacterium DNA contains the following:
- a CDS encoding 3-oxoadipate--succinyl-CoA transferase subunit B: MSYSASELLAVMAARQLAGVGSVFAGVGIPLLSAALAQKTCAPHLIIVVEGGSIGPEVIPGRLPISTNEMRVAHRAQMLPSITDTFLFAQRGSLDVGFVGGAQIDRYGNLNSSIVGPREHPKVRLPGSGGANDIISLCRQVIVVTLHERRRFVPQVDFVTSPGFLGGGDSRRKAGLLFGSVSRVVTNLGIFGFDAESKAMRLEALHPGVSVGDVTANTGFELLIPERVATTEPPSEGELALLRSLDPDRRFL, from the coding sequence ATGAGCTATTCAGCCTCGGAGCTCCTCGCCGTGATGGCGGCGCGCCAGCTCGCCGGGGTCGGCTCGGTGTTCGCCGGCGTCGGCATCCCGCTCCTGTCGGCGGCGCTGGCCCAGAAGACGTGTGCCCCCCACCTGATCATCGTGGTCGAGGGAGGCTCCATCGGTCCTGAGGTCATTCCGGGCCGGCTGCCGATCTCGACGAACGAGATGCGCGTGGCTCACCGCGCCCAGATGCTCCCGAGCATCACCGATACCTTCCTCTTCGCGCAGCGCGGGTCCCTGGACGTCGGCTTCGTCGGCGGCGCCCAGATCGACCGCTACGGCAACCTGAACTCGAGCATCGTGGGCCCTCGCGAGCATCCGAAGGTGCGGCTGCCAGGGAGCGGCGGCGCCAACGACATCATCTCCCTCTGCCGACAGGTGATCGTGGTGACCCTGCACGAGCGGCGGCGCTTCGTCCCCCAGGTGGACTTCGTAACCAGCCCCGGCTTCCTCGGCGGGGGGGACTCACGGCGGAAGGCCGGCCTCCTCTTCGGGAGCGTCAGCCGCGTGGTGACCAACCTGGGAATCTTCGGGTTCGACGCGGAGAGCAAGGCCATGAGGCTCGAGGCGCTTCACCCCGGCGTCTCGGTGGGGGACGTGACCGCGAACACCGGCTTCGAGCTTCTGATCCCCGAGCGCGTGGCGACCACCGAGCCGCCGAGCGAGGGCGAGCTGGCGCTGCTCCGGAGCCTCGATCCGGATCGGAGGTTCCTCTGA
- the gcvPA gene encoding aminomethyl-transferring glycine dehydrogenase subunit GcvPA — MRYIGNTPAQQKEMLHAIGVGTVEDLLTRIPPKARLARPLNLPPAMAEMDLVCHMRGLAALNAGADDYVCFLGGGAYDHYVPSPINSLISRGEFFTAYTPYQPEASQGTLATIYEYLSMIAELTGMDVANASIYDGASALAEAALMAHAVTERNELVVSRGANPLSRQVVETYCEGSRLRLREVPFGDGSTDLEALRKVVTSKTAGVLIQSPNFFGSLEDVTRVAEIAHAVGALLVVSVDPTSLGLLAAPGGLGADIVVAEGQGLGVPLSYGGPYLGVFATKQELIRRVPGRLVGATVDLDGRRGFVLTLQTREQHIRRDKATSNICTNVALCALMATVYLALMGKQGLRKAGELSLAKAHYAAAALAGVPGVRLRFSAPFFKEFVLQLPTSPDRVARRLLKDRILAGVPLKPFDRSLKDCLLVAVTEKRTRAEIDAYADALQRAVG; from the coding sequence ATGCGCTATATCGGGAACACGCCAGCGCAGCAGAAGGAGATGCTCCACGCCATCGGCGTCGGGACCGTCGAGGACCTGCTGACCCGCATCCCGCCGAAGGCCCGCCTGGCCCGGCCCCTGAACCTCCCGCCCGCGATGGCGGAGATGGATCTGGTTTGCCACATGCGCGGGCTCGCGGCCCTGAACGCCGGCGCCGACGACTACGTCTGCTTCCTCGGCGGCGGCGCCTACGATCACTACGTGCCGAGCCCCATCAACTCGCTCATCTCGCGGGGTGAGTTCTTCACCGCGTACACCCCGTATCAGCCCGAGGCCAGCCAGGGGACGCTCGCCACGATCTACGAGTACCTGAGCATGATCGCCGAGCTGACCGGAATGGACGTGGCCAACGCGTCGATCTACGACGGCGCCTCGGCCCTGGCGGAGGCGGCGCTGATGGCCCATGCGGTGACCGAGCGGAACGAGCTCGTGGTCTCCCGGGGGGCGAATCCGCTCTCACGTCAGGTCGTCGAGACCTACTGCGAGGGGTCGCGGCTCAGGCTCCGGGAGGTTCCTTTCGGGGACGGCTCGACCGACCTCGAAGCTCTGAGAAAGGTCGTCACGTCGAAGACGGCGGGGGTCCTGATCCAGTCTCCCAACTTCTTCGGCTCCCTCGAGGACGTGACGCGCGTGGCCGAGATCGCTCACGCGGTCGGCGCGCTGCTCGTCGTCTCCGTCGACCCGACGAGCCTGGGTCTCCTGGCGGCTCCCGGTGGACTCGGTGCGGACATCGTCGTGGCCGAAGGCCAGGGGCTCGGCGTGCCCCTCTCCTACGGCGGCCCGTACCTCGGCGTGTTTGCGACCAAGCAGGAGCTGATCCGCCGGGTCCCCGGGCGCCTGGTCGGCGCCACCGTGGACCTGGACGGTCGGCGCGGCTTCGTCCTGACGCTCCAGACCCGCGAGCAGCACATCCGCCGGGACAAGGCCACCTCCAACATCTGCACGAACGTGGCCCTCTGCGCCCTGATGGCGACCGTCTACCTGGCCCTGATGGGCAAGCAGGGGCTCCGCAAGGCTGGAGAGCTTTCGCTGGCCAAGGCCCACTATGCTGCGGCGGCGCTGGCTGGGGTGCCCGGCGTGCGGCTGAGGTTCTCAGCGCCGTTCTTCAAAGAGTTCGTACTCCAGCTCCCGACCTCGCCGGATCGCGTCGCGCGGCGGCTCCTGAAGGACCGGATCCTCGCCGGCGTTCCGCTGAAGCCGTTCGATCGGTCGCTGAAGGACTGCCTGCTGGTCGCGGTGACCGAAAAGCGGACGCGCGCCGAAATCGATGCCTACGCCGACGCCCTTCAGCGGGCCGTCGGCTAG
- the gcvT gene encoding glycine cleavage system aminomethyltransferase GcvT yields the protein MSVSEAPLKRTPLFSVHVKAGAKMVPFGGWEMPVQYTGIVEEHRTVRRALGLFDISHMGEFEVVGPAALAALQRLTTNDVAGLEVGQVQYSLLCYPDAGIVDDLTLYRLGADRFMLTVNAANIDKDWAWVTEHGAEARWRNISSETALLAVQGPKAEKCVQGLADRDVTGILYYRFVEGRVAGVRALISRTGYTGEDGFELYVVAGDAERLWFALLEAGAPEGITPVGLGARDTLRLEMRYALYGNDIDATTNPLEAGLGWVVKLAKGDFIGRSAIERVKAEGPRRKLVGFEMVDRAVARHGYRILKDGREAGVVTSGSYGPAVDRYIGVGYVPTGLAQVGTEIDVEVRGTMRRARIVPTPFYPSKVKKG from the coding sequence ATGAGCGTGTCCGAAGCTCCGCTGAAGCGCACGCCGCTCTTCTCGGTCCACGTGAAGGCCGGCGCCAAGATGGTCCCGTTCGGGGGCTGGGAGATGCCGGTCCAGTACACCGGGATCGTCGAGGAGCACCGCACGGTCCGGCGCGCCCTCGGGCTCTTCGACATCAGCCACATGGGCGAGTTCGAGGTGGTCGGGCCGGCGGCGCTCGCCGCGCTCCAGCGACTCACGACGAACGACGTGGCGGGCCTCGAGGTCGGCCAGGTCCAGTACTCGCTCCTCTGCTATCCCGACGCCGGCATCGTGGACGACCTGACGCTCTACCGTCTCGGCGCGGACCGCTTCATGCTCACCGTGAACGCCGCCAACATCGACAAGGACTGGGCCTGGGTCACCGAGCACGGCGCTGAAGCGCGCTGGCGGAACATCTCGAGCGAGACCGCGCTCCTCGCCGTCCAGGGGCCGAAGGCCGAGAAGTGCGTCCAGGGGCTCGCCGACCGGGACGTCACGGGGATCCTCTACTACCGCTTCGTCGAAGGGCGCGTGGCCGGCGTGCGGGCGCTGATCTCGCGCACAGGCTATACGGGTGAGGACGGCTTCGAACTGTATGTGGTTGCGGGCGACGCCGAGCGCCTCTGGTTCGCGCTGCTGGAGGCTGGCGCGCCCGAGGGGATCACGCCGGTGGGGCTCGGCGCCCGGGATACGCTCCGCCTCGAGATGCGTTACGCGCTCTACGGCAACGACATCGACGCGACCACCAACCCGCTCGAGGCCGGCCTCGGCTGGGTCGTGAAGCTCGCGAAGGGCGACTTCATCGGCAGGAGCGCGATCGAGCGGGTCAAGGCCGAGGGGCCGAGGCGGAAGCTCGTCGGCTTCGAGATGGTGGATCGCGCGGTGGCGCGCCACGGTTACAGGATCCTGAAGGATGGGCGCGAGGCGGGGGTCGTGACGTCGGGTTCCTACGGGCCGGCGGTGGACAGGTACATCGGCGTGGGCTACGTCCCGACCGGGCTCGCGCAGGTCGGAACCGAGATCGACGTGGAGGTGCGGGGGACCATGCGGCGGGCGCGCATCGTGCCGACGCCCTTCTATCCCTCCAAGGTCAAGAAGGGCTAG
- a CDS encoding TIGR03619 family F420-dependent LLM class oxidoreductase: MPVHFGLAIRNFVGPGETPDVDAILRYAERAEALGFESLWAWDHVLLGVKPAFPILDAISTLTAIAARTSRIKLGTGVLVLPLRNPVLAAKVLASLDQISKGRLILGVAAGWYAREFDAVGVPFKRRGQIFEQNLDLLLRLWTDEAVTAQVEGLNLREAVLLPKPYQKPRPPVLIGGYVEAVLRRVARMGDGWLTYFYTPEGFTRSWTEIQAFAREYGRDPRSLTATNQLAIYVGHSKAEVEAPMRRWLTTEWDTAAWSESTIEHAIRGTVEECVAQLRSHVEAGVHRIIFIPYRYQPEQVELIAGEVIPRLTA; encoded by the coding sequence ATGCCGGTACACTTCGGCCTTGCCATCAGGAACTTCGTCGGCCCGGGGGAGACGCCGGACGTTGACGCGATCCTCCGCTACGCCGAGCGCGCCGAGGCTCTCGGGTTCGAGTCGCTGTGGGCCTGGGATCATGTCCTCCTCGGGGTCAAGCCGGCGTTCCCGATCCTGGATGCCATCTCGACCCTGACCGCGATCGCGGCACGGACGAGCCGCATCAAGCTCGGAACCGGAGTCCTCGTCCTCCCGCTCAGGAACCCGGTGCTGGCGGCGAAGGTCCTGGCGAGCCTGGACCAGATCTCGAAGGGCCGGCTGATCCTGGGAGTTGCGGCGGGCTGGTACGCGCGCGAGTTCGACGCGGTCGGCGTCCCGTTCAAGCGGCGCGGCCAGATCTTCGAGCAGAACCTGGACCTCCTGCTGCGCCTCTGGACCGACGAGGCCGTGACGGCCCAGGTCGAGGGCCTGAACCTCAGGGAGGCCGTGCTGCTCCCGAAGCCCTACCAGAAGCCGCGCCCGCCCGTCCTGATCGGCGGCTACGTGGAGGCGGTGCTCCGGCGCGTCGCGCGGATGGGGGACGGCTGGCTCACCTACTTCTACACCCCCGAGGGGTTCACGCGGTCGTGGACCGAGATCCAGGCCTTCGCCCGGGAGTACGGGCGCGATCCCAGGAGCCTCACGGCGACGAACCAGCTCGCGATCTACGTCGGCCACTCGAAGGCGGAGGTCGAGGCGCCCATGCGCCGGTGGCTCACCACCGAGTGGGACACGGCCGCGTGGAGCGAGTCCACCATCGAGCACGCGATCCGCGGAACGGTGGAGGAGTGCGTCGCCCAGCTCCGGTCCCACGTCGAGGCCGGGGTCCATCGGATCATCTTCATCCCGTACCGCTATCAGCCCGAGCAGGTCGAGCTGATCGCTGGCGAGGTGATTCCGCGTCTGACGGCGTAG
- the gcvPB gene encoding aminomethyl-transferring glycine dehydrogenase subunit GcvPB — protein MRAYDKLIFELSSPGRVGYSLPDADVPTADPANLLPATYLRPSPPELPEVSEFDVIRHYTRLSQLNFYVDTHFYPLGSCTMKYNPRLNEEMARLPGFARLHPLAPPAAAQGALRLMWELARDLAEIVGMDAVSLQPAAGAQGELAGVLMIRAYHFARGEKRTKVLVPDSAHGTNPASTTLSGYQVVQLKSDANGEVDLLDLERNLDEDVAAFMITVPNTLGLFESRILEITEMCHAKGVQVYMDGANLNAILGITRPGDLGFDVFHINLHKTFTTPHGGGGPGAGPVGVKAHLTPFLPKPVVTRRPKPGSNADEYDLDWGRPQSVGKLQAFWGNFGMLVRAYTYLRTMGPDGLRAVADNAVLNANYLMKRLEPYYDLPYPGPCMHECVFSARRQKKLGVSAMDIAKRLLDLGFYAPSTYFPLIVEEALMIEPTETESKETLDAFSEAMIQIAREAESNPQGVHDAPLTTPVRRLDQTRAARQPNLRWTPPRRSG, from the coding sequence ATGCGCGCGTACGACAAGCTGATCTTCGAGCTCTCTTCACCGGGGCGCGTGGGCTACTCGCTGCCGGACGCCGACGTCCCGACGGCAGACCCAGCCAACCTCCTGCCGGCCACGTATCTCCGGCCCAGCCCACCCGAGCTCCCCGAGGTCTCCGAGTTCGATGTGATCCGCCATTACACCCGGCTCTCGCAGCTCAACTTTTATGTGGACACCCACTTCTACCCGCTCGGCTCCTGCACAATGAAGTACAACCCGAGGCTCAACGAGGAGATGGCGCGGCTTCCGGGCTTTGCACGCTTGCACCCGCTGGCCCCGCCGGCCGCAGCCCAGGGCGCGCTTCGGCTCATGTGGGAGCTCGCGCGCGACCTGGCCGAGATTGTCGGCATGGACGCCGTCTCCCTCCAGCCTGCCGCGGGCGCCCAGGGGGAGCTGGCAGGGGTCCTCATGATCCGGGCCTACCACTTCGCCCGGGGTGAGAAGCGGACCAAGGTGCTGGTCCCGGACTCGGCCCATGGCACGAACCCCGCGTCCACCACGCTCTCCGGCTACCAGGTCGTCCAGCTCAAGTCCGACGCCAACGGCGAGGTCGACCTGCTGGACCTCGAGCGGAACCTGGACGAGGACGTGGCCGCCTTCATGATCACGGTCCCCAATACCCTCGGCCTCTTCGAGTCGCGGATCCTCGAGATCACCGAGATGTGCCACGCGAAGGGTGTCCAGGTATACATGGACGGCGCGAACCTGAACGCGATCCTGGGCATCACGCGGCCGGGCGACCTGGGATTCGACGTCTTCCACATCAACCTGCACAAGACCTTCACGACGCCGCACGGCGGGGGCGGCCCCGGCGCCGGCCCGGTGGGAGTGAAGGCGCACCTGACGCCGTTCCTCCCGAAGCCCGTCGTGACCCGCCGGCCGAAGCCCGGCTCAAACGCGGACGAGTACGACCTGGACTGGGGTCGCCCCCAGTCCGTCGGCAAGCTCCAGGCCTTCTGGGGGAACTTCGGCATGCTGGTGCGCGCCTACACGTACCTCCGCACCATGGGGCCGGACGGCCTCCGCGCGGTGGCCGACAACGCCGTCCTCAACGCCAACTACCTGATGAAGCGCCTGGAGCCCTACTACGACCTCCCGTACCCCGGGCCCTGCATGCACGAGTGCGTCTTCTCGGCCCGCCGGCAGAAGAAGCTCGGCGTGAGCGCCATGGACATCGCCAAGCGCCTCCTGGACCTCGGCTTCTATGCGCCGTCCACCTATTTTCCGCTGATCGTCGAGGAGGCGCTCATGATCGAGCCGACCGAGACCGAGTCGAAGGAGACGCTGGACGCGTTCTCCGAGGCGATGATCCAGATCGCGCGCGAGGCCGAGTCCAACCCCCAGGGCGTCCACGACGCGCCCCTCACCACGCCGGTCCGCCGCCTCGACCAGACTCGCGCCGCCCGCCAGCCCAACCTCCGGTGGACACCTCCCCGGCGATCCGGTTGA
- the gcvH gene encoding glycine cleavage system protein GcvH encodes MEKYPADLRYTREHEWARVEENRARVGITHYAQSELGDVVFVELPKAGTKVTQMQPFGVVESVKAVSDLFAPLSGEVVEVNGELTQKPERVNQDPYGKGWMITIALSNPKELDALMTAAQYEEFLQKGGHT; translated from the coding sequence ATGGAAAAGTACCCGGCGGACCTCAGGTACACGCGCGAGCACGAGTGGGCCAGGGTCGAAGAGAACCGGGCCCGCGTGGGGATCACCCACTACGCCCAGTCGGAGCTCGGCGATGTGGTCTTCGTCGAGCTACCGAAGGCAGGGACGAAGGTCACCCAGATGCAGCCCTTCGGTGTCGTGGAGTCGGTGAAGGCGGTCTCCGACCTCTTCGCGCCGCTGTCGGGCGAGGTGGTGGAGGTGAACGGAGAGCTGACCCAGAAACCCGAGCGCGTGAACCAGGACCCCTACGGCAAGGGGTGGATGATCACGATCGCGCTGAGCAACCCCAAGGAACTGGACGCGCTGATGACGGCGGCCCAGTACGAGGAGTTCCTCCAGAAAGGCGGCCACACCTGA